The Peribacillus sp. FSL P2-0133 genome has a segment encoding these proteins:
- a CDS encoding NADH-quinone oxidoreductase subunit B, translating into MEEMRHSIFLSTLEQIKGWARSNSLWPMTFGLACCAIEMMGVGSSHYDLDRFGSFFRTSPRQSDVMIVSGTVTKKMAPIISRLYEQMPEPKWVIAMGSCATAGGPYVHSYSVVKGVDQIVPVDVYIPGCPPNPAALIYGINKLKEKIRYEAKTGKRVI; encoded by the coding sequence ATGGAAGAAATGCGCCATAGTATTTTTTTATCCACACTTGAGCAAATAAAAGGCTGGGCTAGAAGTAACTCACTCTGGCCAATGACTTTCGGTTTGGCATGTTGTGCAATTGAAATGATGGGTGTCGGTTCCTCTCATTATGATTTGGACCGATTTGGTTCATTTTTTCGGACATCACCCAGACAATCAGATGTCATGATTGTTTCAGGAACGGTAACGAAAAAAATGGCTCCAATAATAAGCAGATTATACGAACAAATGCCAGAACCGAAATGGGTTATTGCGATGGGATCCTGTGCAACTGCTGGCGGGCCTTATGTTCACTCTTACTCAGTGGTCAAGGGGGTAGATCAAATTGTACCTGTCGATGTATATATACCGGGTTGTCCCCCAAACCCAGCTGCACTTATTTATGGGATCAATAAATTAAAAGAAAAAATCCGTTACGAGGCGAAAACCGGAAAGCGGGTGATATAG
- a CDS encoding F0F1 ATP synthase subunit gamma — MASLRDIKSRITSTKKTSQITKAMQMVSASKMNRAEANAKAYVPYMEKIQEVVSSIANGSTGASHPMLVSRPVKKTGYLVITSDRGLAGAYNSSILRHVHKTILERHKSNDEFVIIAIGRVGRDFFVSRNMHVELEVTGVPDQPSFADISSLAKSTVNLYLNELCDELYMYYNHYVSPIQQDVTETQVLPLADFDTSNAALTSYEFEPNAEEILEVLLPQYAESLIYGALLDGKASEHSARMTAMKNATDNAKELIDSLSLQYNRARQAAITQEITEIVGGAAALE; from the coding sequence ATGGCCTCTTTACGCGATATTAAGTCTCGGATTACTTCAACGAAAAAGACGAGTCAAATTACAAAAGCGATGCAGATGGTATCTGCTTCTAAAATGAACCGTGCTGAAGCTAATGCTAAAGCATATGTTCCATATATGGAAAAAATTCAAGAAGTAGTATCAAGTATTGCGAACGGAAGTACGGGTGCATCTCATCCAATGCTTGTCTCACGTCCAGTGAAGAAAACCGGTTACCTGGTAATCACATCGGACCGCGGATTGGCAGGTGCATACAACAGTAGCATCCTTCGCCACGTTCATAAAACTATTCTTGAACGCCATAAATCCAATGATGAGTTCGTCATTATCGCAATCGGAAGGGTTGGCCGTGATTTCTTTGTCAGCCGTAATATGCACGTAGAGCTTGAAGTAACTGGGGTTCCCGATCAGCCGTCTTTCGCTGACATTAGCTCCCTTGCTAAATCAACAGTGAATTTGTATCTAAATGAACTGTGTGATGAGCTTTATATGTACTATAACCATTATGTCAGCCCAATCCAGCAGGATGTAACGGAAACGCAAGTCCTTCCTTTAGCTGACTTTGATACTTCCAATGCAGCATTGACTTCTTATGAATTTGAACCGAATGCAGAAGAAATTCTTGAGGTATTACTACCTCAGTACGCAGAAAGTTTAATTTATGGTGCTTTGTTAGATGGTAAAGCAAGTGAGCACTCTGCACGTATGACTGCAATGAAAAATGCAACCGATAATGCGAAAGAATTGATCGACTCGCTTTCATTGCAATATAACCGTGCACGTCAGGCCGCAATTACTCAAGAAATCACGGAAATTGTTGGCGGTGCAGCAGCTTTAGAATAA
- the atpD gene encoding F0F1 ATP synthase subunit beta: MNIGRVTQVMGPVVDVKFEDGQLPKIYNALRIENTASGTGLTLEVALQLGDNTVRTVAMSSTDGLTRGAETVDTGAPISVPVGEVTLGRVFNVLGENIDLFEPLTAEVRRDPIHRQAPTFEDLSTTVEILETGIKVVDLLAPYIKGGKIGLFGGAGVGKTVLIQELINNIAQEHGGISVFAGVGERTREGNDLFYEMTDSGVIKKTAMVFGQMNEPPGARMRVALSGLTMAEYFRDEQGQDVLFFIDNIFRFTQAGSEVSALLGRMPSAVGYQPTLATEMGQLQERITSTNKGSVTSIQAIYVPADDYTDPAPATTFAHLDATTNLERKLSEMGIYPAVDPLASSSRALSPEIVGAEHYKVARQVQSTLQKYKELQDIIAILGMDELSEDEKVIVQRARRIQNFLSQNFHVAEQFTGQKGSYVPVKETVQGFKDILAGKYDELPEDAFRLVGRIEEVVAKAKEMA; this comes from the coding sequence ATGAATATAGGACGCGTTACTCAAGTTATGGGTCCGGTTGTTGACGTGAAATTCGAAGACGGACAACTTCCTAAGATCTATAACGCGTTAAGAATCGAAAATACAGCGTCTGGTACAGGACTAACTCTTGAAGTGGCCCTTCAACTAGGTGATAATACAGTTCGTACTGTAGCAATGTCTTCCACTGATGGTTTAACTCGTGGTGCAGAGACTGTTGATACAGGAGCTCCAATTTCCGTTCCTGTAGGTGAAGTAACTCTAGGCCGCGTTTTCAACGTATTAGGGGAAAACATTGACCTATTTGAACCACTTACAGCAGAGGTGCGTCGTGATCCAATTCACAGACAAGCACCAACTTTTGAGGACTTATCAACAACAGTTGAAATTCTTGAAACTGGTATTAAAGTAGTAGATTTACTTGCACCTTACATCAAAGGTGGTAAAATCGGTCTCTTCGGTGGTGCTGGTGTTGGTAAAACTGTACTTATCCAAGAACTTATTAATAACATCGCACAAGAGCACGGCGGTATTTCAGTATTCGCTGGTGTAGGTGAGCGTACTCGTGAAGGAAATGACCTTTTCTACGAGATGACTGATTCTGGTGTTATTAAGAAAACAGCGATGGTATTCGGACAAATGAACGAGCCACCAGGTGCACGTATGCGTGTAGCTCTAAGTGGTTTGACAATGGCTGAATATTTCCGTGACGAACAAGGACAAGACGTTCTTTTCTTCATCGATAACATCTTCCGTTTCACTCAAGCAGGTTCAGAGGTTTCTGCCCTTCTAGGCCGTATGCCTTCAGCGGTAGGTTACCAACCAACCCTTGCTACAGAAATGGGTCAATTACAAGAACGTATCACATCAACTAATAAAGGTTCTGTTACATCTATTCAAGCGATCTATGTACCTGCCGATGACTATACGGATCCGGCTCCAGCTACAACTTTCGCTCACTTAGATGCAACAACTAACCTTGAGCGTAAACTTTCTGAAATGGGTATCTACCCAGCAGTTGATCCATTGGCTTCTTCTTCTCGTGCTCTTAGCCCAGAAATCGTTGGAGCTGAGCACTATAAAGTAGCTCGTCAAGTTCAATCAACTTTACAGAAATATAAAGAACTTCAAGATATTATTGCGATCTTGGGTATGGACGAGTTAAGCGAAGACGAAAAAGTAATCGTGCAACGTGCTCGTAGAATTCAAAACTTCTTGTCACAAAACTTCCACGTGGCTGAACAATTTACTGGTCAAAAAGGATCTTATGTACCAGTTAAAGAAACAGTCCAAGGATTCAAAGATATCCTAGCTGGAAAATATGACGAACTTCCTGAAGATGCTTTCCGTCTAGTTGGCCGCATCGAAGAAGTTGTTGCTAAAGCAAAAGAAATGGCTTAA
- a CDS encoding F0F1 ATP synthase subunit epsilon, translating into MKTIKVNVVTPDGPVYDAEVEMVSTKAKSGELGIMAGHVPTVAPLTIGAVRLKNGSNTDYVAVNGGFLEVRPDVVTILAQSAERAETIDLARAQAAKARAEQRLQNNDGSNDAKRADLALKRAINRIQIAEMR; encoded by the coding sequence ATGAAGACCATTAAAGTCAATGTTGTTACTCCCGATGGCCCAGTATATGATGCAGAAGTTGAAATGGTAAGCACTAAAGCTAAAAGCGGTGAGCTGGGAATCATGGCTGGACACGTTCCAACTGTAGCCCCGCTTACCATTGGTGCTGTCCGTCTTAAAAATGGAAGCAACACAGACTATGTAGCTGTAAATGGTGGCTTCTTGGAAGTTCGCCCTGATGTGGTAACCATTTTGGCTCAATCTGCTGAAAGAGCTGAAACTATCGATCTTGCACGTGCTCAAGCAGCAAAAGCCCGTGCTGAACAAAGATTGCAGAACAATGATGGATCAAATGATGCCAAAAGAGCTGATTTAGCGCTTAAACGTGCCATCAACCGAATCCAAATTGCAGAAATGCGATAA
- a CDS encoding NADH-quinone oxidoreductase subunit D → MLRTEEMLLNVGPQHPSTHGVFRLVIKIDGEIIKEATPVIGYLHRGTEKLAENLQYTQIIPYTDRLDYLAAMTNNYVLCHAVETMMGVEIPERAEYLRVIAMELGRVASHLVWWGTYLLDIGATSPFLYAFREREMIVNLLTELSGARLTFNYMRVGGVKWDAPEDWIAKVAEFVPYMREQLAGYHELVTGNEIFVNRVKGVGIYTKEEALQYSLSGANLRCTGVEWDLRKNEPYSIYDRFTFDVPTREEGDAFSRYHCRMEEIEESLKIIEQAVEQFPEGPILAKVPKIIKVPKGEAFVRIESPRGEIGCYIASEGKKEPYRLKFRRPSFYNLQILPKLLEGENMANLITILGAIDIVLGEVDG, encoded by the coding sequence ATGTTAAGGACGGAAGAAATGCTTCTCAATGTCGGGCCGCAGCATCCGAGTACACATGGTGTTTTTCGGCTTGTCATCAAGATTGACGGTGAAATTATAAAAGAGGCAACACCTGTCATTGGGTATTTGCATCGCGGTACGGAAAAACTAGCGGAAAATCTGCAATATACACAAATAATCCCATATACCGACCGGCTCGATTATCTAGCGGCAATGACAAACAATTATGTGCTTTGCCATGCTGTTGAGACAATGATGGGGGTGGAGATCCCCGAAAGGGCAGAATATTTGCGGGTTATCGCAATGGAATTGGGCAGAGTGGCAAGCCACCTTGTCTGGTGGGGTACATACTTGCTGGATATAGGTGCGACGAGCCCTTTCCTATACGCATTTCGAGAACGTGAAATGATCGTTAATTTATTGACTGAATTGTCAGGGGCGCGCCTTACATTCAATTATATGCGTGTCGGAGGCGTGAAATGGGATGCTCCTGAAGACTGGATTGCGAAGGTTGCCGAGTTTGTCCCTTATATGAGGGAGCAGCTTGCCGGTTACCATGAGCTTGTGACAGGGAATGAAATCTTTGTTAATCGGGTTAAAGGGGTAGGCATCTATACGAAGGAAGAAGCTCTGCAGTATTCGCTTAGCGGTGCCAACTTAAGGTGTACAGGTGTGGAATGGGATTTGCGAAAAAATGAGCCATATTCCATTTACGACAGGTTCACATTTGATGTTCCTACAAGGGAAGAGGGTGATGCCTTTTCACGCTATCACTGTAGAATGGAAGAAATCGAAGAATCACTGAAAATCATCGAGCAGGCGGTTGAGCAATTTCCAGAAGGGCCGATCCTTGCTAAGGTCCCTAAAATAATAAAGGTTCCTAAGGGTGAAGCATTTGTCCGAATTGAATCGCCAAGAGGGGAAATAGGCTGTTATATCGCGAGTGAAGGGAAAAAGGAGCCATACCGTTTGAAATTTCGCAGACCTTCATTTTATAATCTGCAAATTCTTCCGAAATTATTGGAAGGGGAAAATATGGCGAACTTGATAACGATATTAGGTGCAATCGATATCGTTTTAGGGGAGGTTGATGGATAA
- the nuoL gene encoding NADH-quinone oxidoreductase subunit L yields the protein MMEHAWLIPIFPLVTFLVLLLSGGRLRERGAFIGIICTLASFVLSLLVLIERFKEPTYNISIDWLSFGGTQLTAGFEINQLNALMLVIVSLVSLLVQIYSKGYMKGEVRFSIFYAYLGFFTFAMLGLVMAPNLLQLYIFWELVGVGSFLLIGFYFYKLEAKAAAKKAFIMTRIGDVGLLIGIILLFWETGSFEYGEIFQAVQSGMISSGKLTLIAILIFIGAVGKSGQFPLHTWLPDAMEGPTPVSALIHAATMVAAGVYLVAAMFPLFMASSAAMQVVAITGGITAIFAASIAIVQKDVKRVLAYSTISQLGFMMLALGTSGYVAGVFHLMTHAFFKALLFLAAGSVIHAIHTQDMEKMGGLWGKLNWTGPLFLTGTLAISGFPLLSGFFSKDEILMAAWENGSYILFGLAVVTSFLTAFYMFRLFFMIFAGDSRSQVKQVKESPSIMLIPMLALALLAVIGGYFQTPWFGTFLGEWLVEGNETLLGASHSEGPVWIMLMAVLVSLAGIYLAYMIYAKKKLPREWLVKENSGVYRVLENKYYIDEIYHLTAGYAIKGFSIFLSYIERFIIGGLVSTVTSSIEGLGKIGSKLQTGQVQQYGMIAFLGLAVLLVIFAVTGGYLR from the coding sequence ATGATGGAGCACGCATGGCTCATACCGATCTTTCCACTCGTCACGTTTCTGGTTCTGCTTCTATCAGGCGGGCGGTTGCGGGAACGAGGGGCTTTTATAGGAATAATATGTACATTGGCTTCGTTTGTTTTATCGTTGCTTGTCCTGATAGAACGATTTAAAGAACCTACTTATAATATATCGATAGATTGGCTTTCCTTCGGAGGGACACAACTTACAGCCGGATTCGAAATCAATCAGCTTAATGCCTTGATGCTTGTGATCGTTTCCCTTGTCAGCCTGCTTGTCCAGATATATTCGAAGGGGTATATGAAGGGTGAAGTGCGATTCTCCATTTTTTATGCTTATCTGGGCTTCTTCACCTTTGCCATGCTTGGTCTAGTCATGGCACCTAATTTATTACAGCTTTATATCTTCTGGGAATTGGTCGGGGTGGGTTCTTTCCTGCTCATCGGGTTTTACTTTTATAAACTGGAAGCTAAGGCTGCAGCGAAGAAGGCATTCATCATGACCAGGATTGGGGATGTAGGGCTCTTAATCGGCATCATTCTTCTATTCTGGGAAACAGGCAGCTTTGAATATGGAGAGATCTTTCAAGCCGTTCAATCGGGCATGATATCAAGTGGAAAACTGACTTTAATCGCTATTTTGATTTTTATCGGTGCGGTTGGGAAGTCTGGACAATTTCCGCTTCACACATGGCTTCCGGATGCAATGGAAGGCCCGACTCCGGTTTCCGCATTGATACACGCAGCAACCATGGTTGCTGCAGGGGTTTACCTGGTGGCGGCCATGTTTCCGTTATTTATGGCTAGTTCTGCTGCGATGCAGGTCGTAGCAATAACAGGTGGAATTACAGCCATATTTGCCGCAAGCATTGCCATAGTGCAAAAGGATGTTAAGCGTGTATTGGCCTATTCGACAATCTCTCAGCTCGGTTTTATGATGCTTGCTTTGGGTACTTCGGGATATGTGGCCGGGGTGTTTCATTTAATGACCCATGCCTTTTTTAAAGCATTGCTGTTTTTGGCGGCAGGCAGTGTTATTCACGCTATACATACACAGGATATGGAAAAGATGGGCGGTCTATGGGGTAAGTTGAATTGGACTGGGCCGCTGTTCTTGACTGGCACTTTGGCGATATCGGGGTTTCCGTTGCTCTCGGGTTTTTTCAGTAAAGATGAAATTCTGATGGCTGCCTGGGAGAATGGTAGTTATATATTGTTTGGTCTAGCGGTGGTTACCTCCTTTTTAACTGCGTTTTATATGTTCCGGCTGTTTTTCATGATATTTGCAGGCGACTCGCGCAGTCAAGTAAAACAGGTCAAGGAATCACCTTCCATCATGTTAATTCCGATGCTCGCATTGGCGTTGCTTGCTGTAATCGGTGGGTATTTCCAAACACCGTGGTTTGGAACTTTCCTTGGGGAGTGGCTTGTGGAGGGAAATGAAACTCTTCTAGGCGCCAGCCATAGTGAGGGGCCCGTTTGGATCATGTTGATGGCCGTGCTTGTATCGCTGGCCGGGATATACCTTGCTTATATGATATACGCTAAAAAGAAGTTACCTCGGGAATGGCTTGTCAAAGAAAACTCCGGGGTATATAGGGTTTTGGAAAATAAGTATTATATAGATGAGATTTACCACCTTACTGCAGGTTATGCAATCAAAGGCTTTAGTATATTCCTATCTTATATTGAAAGGTTCATTATCGGTGGCCTGGTTTCCACTGTAACAAGTTCAATAGAAGGATTGGGGAAAATAGGGTCTAAACTGCAAACGGGACAGGTACAGCAATATGGCATGATAGCCTTTCTGGGACTTGCGGTACTGTTGGTGATTTTTGCAGTGACTGGGGGGTATCTAAGATGA
- a CDS encoding NADH-quinone oxidoreductase subunit C, translating into MSEKEDLAKQKAEAAAKAKAAAMARKQEKAEAVEKPEGEVDIAKQKAEAAAKAKAAAMARKQEKAEAVEKPEGEMDIAKQKAEAAAKAKAAALARKQEKEEAAEKPEGETDIAKQKAAAAAKAKAEALARKQAKAESAEKPEGEMDIAKQKAEAAAKAKAAALARKQAKEEATEKPEGEMDKAKQKAAAAAKAKAAALARKQAKAESAEKLEGEMDIAKQKAAAAAKAKAATAAKAKAAAAAKSRTAVKESEEVNTPSELSPNQSKLDQIVSAIESHVGQGALLEHYINRLSKDVPTLVANPDTYFSIAKFLRYDEQLNFSYLSELHGTDFETHMEIYVHLHSFKMNQSVALKVKLDRDSPVITSLVPLWSGANWPECEAYDLLGINFYEHPDLKRILLGEEWKGYPLRKDYQPYDVEV; encoded by the coding sequence ATGAGTGAAAAGGAGGACTTAGCAAAACAAAAAGCGGAGGCAGCAGCCAAGGCGAAGGCAGCCGCAATGGCCAGAAAACAGGAAAAAGCAGAAGCGGTGGAAAAGCCGGAAGGCGAAGTGGATATAGCGAAACAAAAAGCGGAGGCAGCAGCCAAGGCGAAGGCAGCCGCAATGGCCAGAAAACAGGAAAAAGCAGAAGCGGTGGAAAAGCCGGAAGGCGAAATGGATATAGCGAAACAAAAAGCGGAGGCAGCAGCCAAGGCGAAGGCAGCCGCATTAGCCAGAAAACAGGAAAAAGAAGAAGCGGCGGAAAAGCCGGAAGGCGAAACGGATATAGCCAAGCAAAAAGCGGCGGCCGCGGCCAAGGCGAAGGCTGAAGCACTGGCCCGAAAACAGGCGAAAGCTGAAAGTGCGGAAAAGCCGGAAGGCGAAATGGATATAGCAAAGCAAAAAGCGGAGGCAGCAGCCAAGGCGAAGGCAGCGGCATTAGCCCGAAAACAGGCAAAAGAAGAAGCAACGGAAAAGCCGGAAGGCGAAATGGATAAAGCGAAACAAAAAGCGGCGGCCGCGGCCAAGGCGAAGGCAGCTGCATTGGCCCGAAAACAGGCGAAAGCTGAAAGTGCGGAAAAGCTGGAAGGCGAAATGGATATAGCAAAGCAAAAAGCAGCGGCCGCGGCCAAGGCGAAGGCAGCCACCGCTGCCAAAGCGAAAGCGGCTGCTGCTGCGAAGAGCAGGACTGCTGTAAAGGAAAGCGAGGAAGTTAACACCCCTAGCGAACTTTCCCCAAATCAGTCGAAACTGGATCAAATCGTTTCTGCTATTGAGAGCCATGTAGGACAAGGGGCATTATTAGAGCACTATATTAATAGATTATCAAAAGATGTACCCACTTTAGTGGCTAATCCGGATACATATTTCTCAATAGCAAAATTTCTGCGGTACGATGAACAGCTTAACTTTTCGTATTTATCGGAACTTCATGGTACGGACTTTGAAACCCATATGGAAATCTATGTACATTTACATTCATTCAAAATGAACCAATCAGTTGCCTTGAAAGTGAAACTTGATAGGGATTCTCCCGTTATTACATCATTGGTCCCATTATGGTCAGGAGCAAATTGGCCAGAATGTGAGGCGTATGATTTATTAGGTATTAACTTTTATGAACACCCTGATTTAAAGCGGATTTTACTTGGTGAAGAATGGAAAGGGTATCCCCTTAGAAAAGATTATCAGCCTTATGATGTGGAGGTGTAA
- the nuoI gene encoding NADH-quinone oxidoreductase subunit NuoI, translating to MLGLAKGLTYTLKNLTRKKVTYDYPNEPLPLPDRFRGIQKFYPEKCIVCNQCVTICPTDCIQLTGKKHPDPSKKGKIIDTYDINFEICILCDLCTEVCPTEAIVMTNQFELAEYSRDHLFKNLEWLDENDENIRKVNKV from the coding sequence ATGCTTGGTTTAGCAAAAGGTTTAACCTATACATTAAAGAACTTGACGAGGAAAAAAGTGACCTATGACTACCCGAATGAGCCGCTTCCGCTCCCTGACCGATTCCGCGGAATCCAAAAATTCTATCCTGAAAAGTGTATTGTATGCAATCAATGCGTGACGATTTGTCCAACGGATTGTATTCAATTAACTGGTAAGAAACATCCGGACCCATCGAAAAAAGGGAAAATCATCGATACGTATGACATCAATTTCGAGATTTGCATTTTATGTGATTTATGTACGGAGGTCTGCCCTACAGAAGCGATCGTGATGACGAATCAATTTGAGCTGGCAGAGTATAGCCGTGATCATCTATTTAAAAATCTGGAGTGGCTGGATGAAAATGATGAAAATATCCGGAAGGTGAATAAAGTATGA
- the nuoK gene encoding NADH-quinone oxidoreductase subunit NuoK, whose protein sequence is MTGVPLSAYLVLALVLFCIGLYGALTKRNAVIVLISIELMLNAANINLVAFSKFGVTPSITGQVFSLFTITIAAAEAAVGLAILMSLYRNRKTVNVDEMEIMKN, encoded by the coding sequence ATGACGGGAGTTCCCTTGTCGGCTTACCTTGTATTGGCACTCGTTTTATTTTGTATAGGGCTGTATGGTGCCTTGACGAAAAGAAATGCGGTCATTGTTTTGATTTCAATCGAGCTGATGCTGAACGCCGCGAATATCAATTTAGTCGCCTTCAGTAAATTCGGGGTAACGCCATCCATTACGGGTCAAGTTTTTTCCTTATTCACGATTACGATTGCTGCGGCCGAGGCAGCTGTAGGGCTGGCTATACTAATGTCCCTTTATCGCAATCGGAAGACGGTCAATGTCGATGAAATGGAAATAATGAAGAATTGA
- a CDS encoding NADH-quinone oxidoreductase subunit J, protein MSLSGELIAFIGLALVAILGGVLLITLTKVVHMVIALVFTFLGIAGIYMLLSAEFVAIVQILIYSGAITIVMLFGIMLTKHQENDAPAKGGWGKFSLLAAIAGFAVAVYLGIYNLDIPVQPTALHEENTKQIGIELFSKYVIPFEVMSVLLLVALVGAIVLAKKDDEEGDRS, encoded by the coding sequence ATGAGTTTGTCGGGTGAATTAATTGCCTTTATTGGTTTGGCACTCGTCGCGATATTAGGCGGGGTGCTGCTGATTACCTTAACAAAAGTGGTGCACATGGTAATTGCACTTGTTTTTACTTTCTTGGGCATTGCAGGCATTTATATGTTGCTTTCGGCTGAGTTTGTCGCCATTGTCCAAATCCTTATTTATTCAGGGGCAATCACGATCGTGATGCTATTCGGGATTATGCTGACAAAGCACCAGGAAAATGATGCACCTGCTAAAGGGGGCTGGGGGAAATTTTCCTTGCTCGCAGCGATTGCTGGATTCGCCGTGGCGGTTTATCTGGGGATTTATAATCTGGATATACCTGTACAGCCAACGGCCTTGCATGAGGAAAATACAAAGCAAATAGGAATCGAACTTTTTTCAAAATATGTGATTCCATTTGAAGTGATGTCGGTACTCCTGCTTGTTGCTTTAGTCGGTGCCATCGTATTGGCTAAAAAAGATGATGAGGAGGGAGATCGATCATGA
- a CDS encoding NADH-quinone oxidoreductase subunit A has protein sequence MGQLHIYQNNYLIVFVFLCLGILLPVIALFLGRLLRPYKPTDMKYTTYESGIEPFQDSRVQFNVRYYLFGLMFVIFDVETVFLYPWAVAYDELGLFALIEMLFFVLILMLGLIYAWKKKVLKWN, from the coding sequence ATGGGACAGCTGCATATTTACCAAAATAATTATTTAATTGTATTTGTTTTCCTTTGTCTTGGCATTTTATTACCTGTGATCGCTTTATTTCTTGGTAGACTGCTAAGGCCGTATAAACCGACAGATATGAAATATACGACTTATGAAAGTGGAATCGAACCTTTTCAGGATTCAAGGGTTCAATTCAATGTCAGGTATTATCTATTCGGATTGATGTTCGTCATATTTGACGTAGAAACGGTTTTTCTTTATCCATGGGCGGTTGCCTATGATGAACTCGGACTGTTTGCATTGATTGAAATGCTGTTTTTTGTCCTGATCCTAATGCTTGGGCTAATCTACGCTTGGAAAAAGAAGGTGTTAAAGTGGAATTGA
- the nuoH gene encoding NADH-quinone oxidoreductase subunit NuoH produces the protein MIKDLLHSAPSLLNFGIFFGLAVLLLFVVLGFVTYGILSERKIMGFMQMRVGPNQIGGKWGLLQTVADVLKLLIKEDTIPKKADKPLYILAPVIAFAPAFMVLATLPFTDAFQFADIGVGLLYYIAISGISTIGIVTAGWASNNKYSLIGGMRAAAQMISYEIPLVMSLVGIVLLTGSLNLNDIVAAQEKVWFIFLQPIAFIVFFIAAVAELNRVPFDLPEAESELVAGYHVEYSGFRWAFFMLSEYVYMFAMATLTTVLFLGGWNSIPFLDFIPAAIWFGLKFSAVFYVLVWIRVTFPRIRADQLMEFGWKVLLPVALANIFLTALIKELINLF, from the coding sequence ATGATCAAGGATCTTCTCCACTCCGCTCCAAGCCTACTGAATTTTGGCATTTTTTTTGGTTTGGCAGTCCTGCTCCTGTTCGTCGTATTAGGGTTTGTAACCTATGGAATCCTTTCAGAACGAAAAATCATGGGATTCATGCAAATGCGTGTCGGCCCAAACCAAATTGGGGGGAAATGGGGTCTCTTGCAGACCGTTGCTGACGTTTTGAAACTTCTGATCAAGGAAGATACGATACCCAAAAAAGCTGATAAGCCGTTATATATTTTAGCTCCGGTAATTGCTTTTGCTCCTGCTTTCATGGTCCTTGCCACCTTGCCGTTCACCGATGCCTTTCAATTTGCGGATATAGGTGTAGGACTGCTTTATTATATTGCGATTTCCGGCATATCGACCATCGGCATCGTCACTGCGGGTTGGGCTTCCAATAATAAATATTCTTTGATTGGCGGAATGAGGGCAGCCGCGCAAATGATATCTTATGAGATCCCATTGGTGATGTCGCTAGTGGGAATCGTCCTCCTAACAGGCAGTTTAAACTTGAATGATATAGTTGCAGCCCAGGAAAAGGTTTGGTTCATTTTTCTTCAGCCGATTGCGTTTATCGTGTTTTTTATTGCAGCGGTTGCCGAGTTGAACAGGGTTCCTTTTGACCTTCCGGAAGCGGAATCCGAACTTGTTGCAGGCTATCATGTTGAATACTCTGGATTTCGATGGGCCTTCTTTATGTTATCCGAATATGTGTATATGTTTGCAATGGCAACGCTAACCACTGTATTATTTTTAGGAGGATGGAATTCTATTCCGTTTTTGGATTTTATTCCGGCAGCCATCTGGTTCGGTTTGAAGTTCAGTGCCGTATTCTATGTATTGGTCTGGATTCGTGTAACCTTTCCTCGTATAAGGGCCGATCAATTGATGGAATTCGGATGGAAAGTGCTGCTTCCGGTTGCATTAGCAAATATATTTTTGACGGCACTAATAAAAGAATTGATTAACCTTTTTTAG